A DNA window from Stutzerimonas stutzeri contains the following coding sequences:
- a CDS encoding ligase-associated DNA damage response DEXH box helicase — translation MAKKHMSHGVGWFAKKGWQPFPFQQDVWQAVENGESGLLHATTGSGKTYAVWLGALNHFASVGAGLPAKGPQKSAKPSSDKPAPLTVLWITPMRALAADTARALQAPLDDLGINWSIGLRTGDTSSAERARQGRRLPSTLVTTPESLTLLLTRADARQAFAGLRMLVVDEWHELLGNKRGVQLQLALARLRQWVPELIVWGLSATLGNQSHALEVLLHPGSGKLVQGKVDKDLRVDTLLPPSIERFPWAGHLGLRMLPQVVEEIDSVATTLVFTNTRSQSEIWYQAILGARPDWAGLIALHHGSLAREVRDWVELGLKQGALKAVVCTSSLDLGVDFLPVERVLQIGSPKGVARLMQRAGRSGHAPGRTSRVTLVPTHSVEVVEAVAAQVAIAERRIEARSAPHRPLDVLVQHLVSMALGGGFRPEQLFAEVRQAWSYRELTDDHWQWALAFVRHGGHSLTAYPDYQRVEPDETGLWKVPSRRVALRHRMGIGTIVSDASLTVKFWAKGGSGRSLGSIEEGFIARLRPGDNFLFGGRLLELVRVENMTAYVSRATGKKAAVPRWNGGRMPLSSELADAVVEQLGAASRGQFDSPEMRLVEPLLRVQMDWSALPTENTLLAEVMKSREGWHLFLYPFAGRHVHLGLASLLAWRMGQRQPLTFSIAVNDYGFELLSATEVDWLQWLTPELFSQDSLLYDVLASLNAGELARRRFREIARIAGLVFSGYPGAQKSARQLQASSGLFFDVFRQYDPANLLLTQAEEEVLRQELEVERLEQTMSRLQQRQLDIHPVKRTTPLAFPLMVERFRESMSSEKLADRIRRMVAELDKAAGPGGYQPGAGADIVVERETSPTRKPRKTKDGTPRLKKPKPKPST, via the coding sequence ATGGCTAAAAAACACATGTCTCATGGTGTCGGCTGGTTCGCTAAAAAAGGCTGGCAACCTTTCCCCTTTCAGCAGGATGTTTGGCAGGCCGTAGAGAACGGCGAATCTGGCCTCTTGCACGCCACGACTGGGTCGGGCAAAACCTACGCTGTCTGGCTGGGCGCGCTCAATCATTTCGCTTCTGTAGGAGCGGGCTTGCCGGCGAAAGGCCCGCAGAAGAGCGCCAAACCATCGTCAGACAAACCCGCTCCGCTCACCGTCCTCTGGATCACCCCGATGCGCGCGCTGGCGGCCGATACCGCGCGCGCCCTGCAGGCACCGCTGGACGATCTGGGCATCAACTGGAGCATCGGCCTGCGCACCGGCGACACCAGCAGTGCCGAACGCGCCCGCCAGGGACGAAGGCTGCCGAGCACGCTGGTGACCACACCGGAAAGCCTGACCCTGCTCCTGACTCGCGCCGATGCGCGCCAGGCCTTCGCTGGGCTACGCATGCTGGTGGTCGATGAATGGCACGAGCTGCTGGGCAACAAGCGCGGCGTGCAACTGCAGCTGGCCCTGGCGCGGCTGCGCCAGTGGGTGCCGGAGCTGATCGTATGGGGGTTGTCGGCGACATTGGGCAACCAGTCTCACGCCCTCGAGGTGCTGCTGCATCCCGGCAGCGGCAAGCTGGTGCAGGGCAAGGTCGACAAGGACCTGCGCGTCGATACGTTGCTGCCGCCGAGCATCGAACGCTTCCCCTGGGCCGGTCATCTCGGGCTGCGCATGCTGCCGCAGGTGGTCGAGGAGATCGACTCGGTCGCCACCACCCTGGTCTTCACCAACACCCGCTCACAGTCCGAGATCTGGTACCAGGCAATCCTCGGCGCGCGGCCGGACTGGGCCGGGCTGATCGCGCTGCACCACGGCTCGCTGGCGCGCGAGGTGCGTGACTGGGTAGAGCTGGGCCTCAAGCAAGGCGCCCTCAAGGCGGTGGTCTGCACCTCGAGCCTGGATCTCGGAGTCGATTTCCTGCCGGTCGAACGGGTGCTGCAAATCGGTTCGCCCAAGGGCGTGGCGCGGCTGATGCAACGAGCAGGTCGCTCCGGCCACGCGCCGGGACGAACCTCCCGGGTCACGCTGGTGCCCACTCACAGCGTGGAGGTGGTGGAAGCCGTCGCCGCACAGGTCGCAATCGCCGAACGCCGAATCGAGGCCCGCAGCGCGCCCCATCGACCGCTGGACGTGCTGGTACAGCACCTGGTGAGCATGGCGCTGGGCGGCGGTTTTCGCCCCGAGCAGTTGTTCGCCGAGGTGCGCCAGGCCTGGTCCTACCGCGAGCTCACCGATGACCACTGGCAATGGGCACTGGCTTTCGTGCGGCATGGCGGCCATTCGTTGACCGCCTACCCGGATTACCAGCGCGTCGAGCCGGATGAAACGGGCCTGTGGAAGGTGCCGAGCCGCCGCGTGGCGCTGCGTCATCGCATGGGCATCGGCACCATCGTCAGCGATGCCAGCCTGACGGTGAAGTTCTGGGCCAAGGGCGGCAGCGGCCGCTCGCTGGGCAGCATCGAGGAAGGGTTCATTGCGCGCCTGCGGCCCGGTGACAACTTCCTCTTCGGTGGACGCCTGCTGGAGCTGGTGCGAGTGGAAAACATGACCGCCTACGTCAGCCGCGCCACGGGCAAGAAAGCCGCCGTGCCACGCTGGAATGGCGGGCGGATGCCGCTATCGAGCGAACTGGCCGATGCCGTGGTCGAGCAGCTCGGCGCCGCCTCACGCGGCCAGTTCGACAGTCCCGAGATGCGCCTGGTCGAACCCCTGCTCCGCGTGCAAATGGACTGGTCGGCGCTGCCCACCGAAAATACGTTGCTGGCCGAGGTGATGAAGTCGCGCGAAGGTTGGCACCTGTTCCTCTACCCCTTCGCCGGCCGCCACGTACATCTGGGGCTCGCCAGCCTGCTGGCCTGGCGCATGGGCCAGCGCCAGCCGCTGACCTTTTCCATCGCAGTCAACGACTACGGTTTCGAACTGCTCTCGGCAACCGAAGTGGACTGGCTGCAATGGCTGACACCCGAACTGTTCAGCCAGGACAGTCTGCTGTATGACGTGCTCGCCAGCCTCAACGCAGGCGAACTGGCGCGCCGGCGCTTTCGGGAAATCGCGCGCATCGCGGGGCTGGTGTTTTCGGGCTACCCCGGCGCGCAGAAAAGCGCCCGACAGCTGCAGGCCTCCAGCGGGCTGTTCTTCGATGTGTTCCGGCAATACGACCCGGCCAATCTGCTGCTGACCCAGGCCGAAGAAGAAGTGCTGCGACAGGAACTGGAGGTCGAGCGGCTGGAGCAGACCATGAGCCGGCTCCAGCAGCGTCAGCTGGACATTCATCCGGTCAAACGCACCACACCGCTGGCATTCCCGCTGATGGTCGAGCGCTTCCGCGAAAGCATGAGTTCGGAAAAGCTCGCCGACCGCATCCGCCGCATGGTCGCCGAACTGGACAAGGCGGCAGGTCCCGGTGGTTACCAGCCAGGGGCTGGCGCCGACATCGTGGTGGAACGGGAGACCAGCCCCACGCGCAAACCGCGCAAGACCAAGGACGGTACGCCACGCTTGAAGAAGCCAAAGCCAAAGCCGTCCACTTAG
- a CDS encoding DUF2058 domain-containing protein gives MSLSLRDQLLKAGLVNEKQAKQAVKQKQKQQRLEKKGQVEKDDSQREAALKAQAEKIARDQELNRQQQQKAEQKARTAQIKQLIETSRLPKLTTEDYYNFVDDKKVKRLSVNKLMRDKLASGSLAIVRHGGGYEVIPREAALKIQERDPHRVVQLNTRTEEPDADDPYAAYQVPDDLMW, from the coding sequence ATGAGTCTTTCCCTCCGTGACCAGTTGCTCAAAGCTGGACTGGTCAACGAAAAGCAGGCCAAGCAGGCCGTCAAGCAGAAGCAGAAGCAGCAGCGCCTGGAGAAGAAAGGCCAGGTCGAGAAGGACGACTCGCAGCGCGAGGCAGCACTGAAGGCGCAGGCGGAAAAGATCGCCCGCGACCAGGAGCTCAACCGCCAGCAGCAACAGAAGGCTGAGCAGAAGGCCCGCACCGCGCAGATCAAGCAGCTGATCGAGACCAGCCGCCTGCCCAAGCTGACCACCGAGGACTACTACAACTTCGTCGACGACAAGAAGGTCAAGCGCCTGTCGGTGAACAAGCTGATGCGTGACAAGCTGGCCAGTGGCTCGCTCGCCATCGTGCGTCATGGCGGTGGTTACGAGGTGATTCCGCGTGAGGCCGCGCTGAAGATCCAGGAACGCGATCCACATCGCGTGGTGCAGCTCAATACCCGCACCGAAGAGCCGGACGCCGACGATCCGTACGCCGCTTATCAGGTGCCGGACGATCTGATGTGGTGA
- a CDS encoding erythromycin esterase family protein: MNASRTHPSGPPEEQLVALLRQHAEHLPAVDDPHFADAFERYADARVVLIGEASHGSSEFYQARAAITRRLIEKHGFTIVAVEADWPDAAQIDCYSRQRMPVAWVEDAFKRFPSWMWRNREVQQFVCWLRAHNETLTAEQRVEFRGLDVYSLGSSIQEVLRYLDRTDPEAAAAARRRYGCLSPWQEDPAVYGHNVMLGQPSCEEAVLEQLQALLAQRLELIGQDGERFFNAERNARVVLAAEHYYRAMYRGSSESWNLRDRHMFDTLKALLEHRGPDAKAVVWAHNSHIGNAAATSMGWGGEFNIGELCRTAFGSDAVLIGMATDRGEVAAADNWDEPMQVKQVIPSRADSWEQLFLRAGVPISLTDWRNDQHELRKALAQPRLERAIGVIYRPLTERQSHYFRAILAEQFDALIWLEQTRAVTPIGPQQIDAEIVPDTYPFGE; encoded by the coding sequence ATGAACGCTTCGCGTACCCATCCATCCGGCCCGCCCGAAGAGCAGCTGGTAGCCTTGCTGCGCCAGCATGCCGAGCACCTGCCGGCGGTGGACGACCCGCACTTTGCCGATGCCTTCGAGCGCTATGCCGATGCCCGTGTGGTGCTGATTGGCGAAGCCAGCCATGGCTCATCCGAGTTCTACCAGGCCCGCGCCGCGATCACCCGGCGCCTGATCGAAAAGCACGGCTTTACCATCGTCGCGGTCGAGGCCGACTGGCCGGACGCCGCGCAAATCGATTGTTACAGTCGACAACGCATGCCCGTTGCCTGGGTGGAGGACGCGTTCAAGCGTTTCCCGAGCTGGATGTGGCGAAACCGAGAGGTCCAACAATTCGTTTGCTGGCTGCGCGCGCACAACGAAACCCTGACAGCCGAACAACGCGTCGAATTTCGCGGCCTGGACGTCTACAGCCTGGGCAGTTCGATTCAAGAGGTCTTGCGCTATCTCGATCGCACTGACCCAGAGGCGGCGGCTGCGGCGCGGCGGCGATACGGTTGCCTCAGCCCGTGGCAGGAAGATCCGGCCGTCTATGGCCACAACGTCATGCTCGGCCAGCCCTCCTGCGAGGAGGCAGTGCTCGAACAGCTGCAAGCCCTGCTCGCACAGCGTCTCGAGCTCATCGGCCAGGACGGCGAACGCTTCTTCAACGCCGAACGCAACGCCCGTGTGGTACTTGCCGCGGAGCATTACTACCGCGCCATGTACCGTGGTTCGAGCGAATCCTGGAACCTGCGTGACCGCCATATGTTCGACACCCTGAAGGCGCTGCTCGAACATCGCGGGCCGGACGCCAAGGCCGTGGTCTGGGCGCACAACTCCCACATCGGCAATGCCGCGGCGACCTCAATGGGCTGGGGAGGAGAATTCAATATCGGCGAACTCTGTCGTACCGCCTTCGGCAGCGATGCGGTGCTGATCGGAATGGCGACCGACCGCGGCGAAGTGGCAGCTGCCGACAATTGGGACGAGCCGATGCAGGTCAAGCAGGTCATCCCTTCCAGAGCAGACAGCTGGGAGCAGCTATTCCTGAGGGCCGGCGTGCCGATTTCACTGACCGACTGGCGCAACGATCAGCATGAGCTGCGCAAGGCGCTCGCCCAGCCGAGGCTGGAGCGCGCCATCGGAGTGATCTACCGGCCCCTGACTGAGCGGCAATCGCACTACTTCCGCGCGATCCTGGCCGAGCAGTTCGATGCGCTGATATGGCTGGAGCAAACCCGCGCCGTCACGCCGATCGGCCCGCAACAGATCGATGCGGAGATCGTTCCGGACACGTACCCGTTCGGCGAGTGA
- the mazG gene encoding nucleoside triphosphate pyrophosphohydrolase — protein MYQLNDLLHLMARLRDPQHGCPWDLQQDYASIVPHTLEEAYEVADAIENGDFDHLPGELGDLLFQVVYYSQLAKEEGRFEFASVVDAITRKLIRRHPHVFPDGDLYGSPELPRLDESAIKQRWEAIKAEERAEKAAAPEQLSLLDDVPNALPALSRAAKLQKRAAQVGFDWPEALPVVDKVREELSEVLEAMSENDPQAIAEELGDLLFVVVNLARHLKVDPENALRAANGKFERRFRFIEQALREAGRPIEDCDLEALDALWGEAKKAERSSSCG, from the coding sequence ATGTACCAACTCAACGACCTCCTGCATCTTATGGCTCGGCTGCGCGACCCGCAGCATGGCTGCCCATGGGATCTGCAGCAGGACTACGCGAGCATCGTGCCGCACACGCTGGAGGAGGCCTACGAGGTCGCCGATGCCATCGAGAACGGCGATTTCGATCATCTGCCCGGCGAGCTGGGCGACCTGTTGTTTCAGGTCGTTTACTACAGCCAGCTGGCCAAAGAAGAGGGGCGCTTCGAGTTCGCTAGCGTGGTCGATGCCATTACCCGCAAGCTGATCCGCCGCCACCCGCACGTCTTTCCAGACGGCGATCTGTATGGCTCGCCGGAGCTGCCACGGCTCGACGAGTCGGCCATCAAACAGCGCTGGGAAGCGATCAAGGCCGAGGAGCGTGCCGAGAAGGCTGCCGCACCTGAACAGCTGTCATTGCTCGACGACGTACCGAACGCATTGCCGGCGCTCAGCCGGGCTGCGAAATTGCAGAAGCGCGCCGCCCAGGTCGGTTTCGACTGGCCCGAGGCGCTGCCGGTGGTGGACAAGGTGCGCGAGGAGCTCAGCGAAGTGCTTGAGGCAATGAGCGAGAACGATCCACAAGCCATCGCAGAGGAACTGGGCGACCTGCTGTTCGTCGTGGTCAACCTGGCGCGCCATCTCAAGGTCGATCCTGAGAACGCCCTGCGTGCCGCCAACGGCAAGTTCGAGCGGCGTTTCCGCTTTATCGAACAGGCATTGCGCGAAGCGGGGCGGCCCATCGAGGACTGCGATCTCGAGGCGCTCGACGCGCTCTGGGGCGAGGCCAAGAAAGCCGAACGATCCTCCTCCTGCGGCTAA
- a CDS encoding ligase-associated DNA damage response exonuclease — MDLVVARPEGLYCPPGDFYIDPWRSVERAVITHAHGDHARWGMGHYLASSDSEGILRSRIAADMPLQTLRYGESIEHHGVKLSFHPAGHVLGSAQVRLEYKGEVWVASGDYKVEPDGTCAPFEPVRCHTFITESTFGLPIYKWPSQGVVFRDINDWWRANAAAGRASVLFCYAFGKAQRILHGLDESIGTIVVHGAVEPLNKVYREGGVYLPPTVYAGDLKNGDPRLKQAIILAPPSAGGSTWMRRFGDYADAFASGWMMLRGTRRRRGVDRGFVLSDHADWSGLLWAIEQTGAERVMVTHGSVPILVRYLREMRGLDAQAFETEYGEEDDAATLEAE; from the coding sequence ATGGACCTCGTCGTTGCCCGCCCCGAAGGCCTCTATTGCCCGCCCGGTGATTTCTACATTGATCCCTGGCGGTCGGTCGAACGCGCCGTCATCACCCACGCCCATGGCGACCACGCGCGCTGGGGCATGGGTCATTACCTGGCATCCAGTGACAGCGAAGGCATCCTGCGCTCGCGGATTGCCGCCGACATGCCATTGCAGACGCTGCGCTACGGCGAGTCCATTGAGCATCACGGCGTCAAACTCAGCTTTCATCCTGCCGGCCATGTACTCGGCTCGGCCCAGGTGAGGTTGGAATACAAAGGCGAAGTCTGGGTGGCCTCGGGCGACTACAAGGTCGAGCCGGACGGCACCTGCGCACCCTTCGAGCCAGTGCGCTGCCACACGTTCATTACCGAATCGACCTTCGGCCTACCTATCTACAAGTGGCCCTCGCAGGGCGTTGTCTTTCGCGACATCAACGACTGGTGGCGCGCCAATGCCGCAGCCGGGCGCGCCAGCGTGCTGTTCTGCTACGCCTTCGGCAAGGCGCAGCGCATCCTGCACGGGCTGGACGAAAGTATCGGCACCATCGTCGTCCATGGAGCGGTGGAGCCGCTGAACAAGGTTTACCGGGAAGGCGGTGTTTATCTGCCTCCCACCGTCTACGCCGGCGATCTGAAAAATGGCGACCCGCGTTTGAAGCAGGCCATCATCCTGGCTCCGCCTTCTGCCGGCGGCAGCACCTGGATGCGCCGTTTCGGCGATTATGCCGACGCCTTCGCCAGCGGCTGGATGATGCTGCGCGGGACCCGCCGTCGGCGTGGTGTCGACCGCGGCTTCGTGCTCTCCGACCATGCCGACTGGTCGGGTCTGCTCTGGGCCATCGAACAGACCGGTGCTGAGCGGGTAATGGTGACGCATGGCTCCGTGCCGATCCTGGTCCGCTATCTGCGCGAGATGCGCGGGCTTGATGCGCAGGCATTCGAGACCGAGTACGGCGAAGAGGACGACGCCGCGACCCTGGAGGCCGAATGA
- a CDS encoding ATP-dependent DNA ligase, which translates to MRAFATLYSRLDATTSSNAKLAAMRDYFREADPADAAWAVYFLSGGRPRQLVPTRVLRETAMQASGLPEWLFEESYQAVGDMAETISLLMPEATHSSNEGLAVWMQDKLLPLRGLPPGELAERLPALWAQLDRLSLMVCIKLITGAFRVGVSKLLVTRALASLVDLDPKRIAQRLVGYTDLSHRPSAERYLALIADESEHEHAQRGGQPYPFFLAHSLQAPVDDFDTLLGAPDNWFIEWKWDGIRAQLVKRDGQVWVWSRGEELVSERFPELCELAVGLPDGTVIDGEILVWKHAPETPAGELFDGASTGEPSADGFGVQPFSLLQQRIGRKNLTAKVLADAPVAVLAYDLLEWQGDDWRQRQHRERRKQLEAVVARCADPRLMLSPLISGNDWHDLARQREASRARGVEGMMIKARAAQYGVGRTKDVGVWWKWKIEPYSIDAVLIYAQRGHGRRASLYTDYTFAVWDGEPGNPERKLVPFAKAYSGLTDEEMRKVDAIVRKTTVEKFGPVRSVTPTLVFELGFEGIAASSRHKSGIAVRFPRMLRWRLDKPVDEADSLETLKELLG; encoded by the coding sequence ATGAGAGCTTTCGCCACCCTCTACAGCCGCCTCGACGCCACCACGTCGAGCAACGCCAAGCTCGCCGCGATGCGTGACTATTTCCGTGAAGCCGATCCTGCTGACGCCGCCTGGGCCGTGTACTTCCTCTCCGGTGGCCGGCCGCGCCAACTGGTCCCGACCCGAGTGCTGCGCGAAACCGCCATGCAAGCCTCCGGGCTGCCGGAATGGCTGTTCGAGGAAAGCTACCAGGCGGTGGGTGACATGGCCGAAACCATCTCGCTGCTGATGCCCGAAGCCACGCACAGTTCCAACGAAGGCCTCGCCGTATGGATGCAGGACAAGCTGCTGCCACTGCGCGGCCTGCCGCCTGGAGAACTGGCCGAACGTCTGCCAGCACTATGGGCACAGCTTGACCGGCTCAGCCTGATGGTCTGCATCAAGTTGATCACTGGTGCCTTTCGCGTGGGCGTCTCGAAGCTGCTCGTCACCCGAGCGCTGGCCTCGCTGGTCGATCTCGATCCCAAACGGATCGCGCAGCGCCTGGTCGGCTACACCGACCTGTCCCACCGTCCCAGCGCCGAGCGCTACCTGGCCCTGATCGCCGACGAGTCCGAGCATGAACACGCGCAGCGTGGAGGCCAGCCCTACCCCTTTTTTCTAGCCCATTCTCTGCAGGCGCCGGTGGATGATTTCGACACGCTGCTCGGCGCGCCGGATAACTGGTTCATCGAATGGAAGTGGGATGGCATCCGCGCGCAACTGGTCAAGCGCGATGGGCAGGTCTGGGTCTGGTCCCGTGGCGAAGAGCTGGTCAGCGAGCGATTTCCCGAGCTCTGCGAGCTGGCCGTCGGTTTGCCGGACGGCACGGTGATCGACGGTGAGATTCTGGTCTGGAAGCACGCCCCGGAGACCCCAGCCGGCGAGCTGTTCGACGGCGCCAGCACCGGCGAGCCCAGCGCCGATGGCTTCGGCGTGCAGCCCTTCTCTCTGTTGCAGCAGCGTATCGGGCGCAAGAACCTGACGGCGAAAGTGCTAGCCGATGCGCCCGTCGCAGTGCTCGCCTACGACCTGTTGGAATGGCAAGGCGACGACTGGCGACAACGCCAGCACCGCGAGCGGCGGAAACAGCTTGAAGCTGTGGTTGCCCGGTGCGCGGACCCGAGGCTTATGCTTTCACCGCTGATAAGCGGAAACGACTGGCACGATCTGGCCCGGCAGCGCGAGGCGTCCCGTGCGCGTGGCGTTGAAGGGATGATGATCAAGGCCCGGGCGGCCCAGTACGGTGTCGGCCGGACCAAGGACGTCGGCGTCTGGTGGAAATGGAAGATCGAGCCGTATTCCATCGATGCTGTGCTGATCTATGCCCAGCGCGGCCATGGGCGTCGCGCCAGCCTCTACACCGACTACACCTTTGCGGTCTGGGATGGCGAGCCGGGCAACCCAGAGCGCAAGCTGGTGCCCTTCGCCAAGGCCTACTCCGGACTGACCGATGAGGAGATGCGCAAGGTCGACGCCATCGTGCGCAAGACCACCGTGGAGAAGTTCGGGCCCGTGCGCAGCGTCACCCCGACATTGGTGTTCGAGCTCGGCTTCGAGGGCATCGCCGCTAGCAGCCGCCACAAAAGCGGCATTGCCGTACGCTTTCCGCGCATGCTGCGCTGGCGCCTCGACAAGCCTGTGGACGAGGCCGATAGCCTGGAGACGTTGAAGGAATTGCTGGGATGA
- the pdeM gene encoding ligase-associated DNA damage response endonuclease PdeM has product MNSYLSIQLEQTELWLLAEKAIYWPEHQALLIADIHFGKAAAYRRLGQPVPHGTTQANLQRLDALLARFRCEQLIFLGDFLHAPESQTPAVLAQLHEWRAKHSGLAITLIRGNHDRRAGDPPTSLGMRVVPEPLLLGPFALQHEPDPHPTHHVLAGHLHPAFRLSGKGRQSLRLPCFCIGERLSLLPAFGDFTGTMTVTAEDRWQIYVVGDGEVWPLARPVPVRPGICP; this is encoded by the coding sequence ATGAATTCTTACCTGTCGATCCAACTTGAACAGACCGAGCTCTGGTTGCTCGCAGAAAAGGCGATTTACTGGCCGGAACACCAAGCACTGCTGATCGCCGACATTCACTTTGGCAAGGCGGCCGCCTACCGGCGACTCGGGCAACCGGTACCGCACGGCACGACCCAGGCGAACCTGCAACGGCTCGACGCCCTGCTCGCTCGCTTTCGCTGCGAGCAGCTGATCTTCCTAGGCGATTTTCTTCACGCGCCGGAATCGCAGACGCCGGCGGTTCTCGCGCAATTGCATGAATGGCGAGCCAAGCACTCAGGCCTAGCGATAACGCTGATCCGCGGCAACCACGACCGGCGTGCCGGGGACCCGCCGACAAGCCTGGGAATGCGTGTAGTTCCCGAGCCTCTGCTGCTCGGCCCGTTTGCATTGCAGCATGAACCCGACCCGCACCCCACGCATCACGTCCTGGCCGGCCATCTTCACCCAGCGTTTCGCCTCTCAGGAAAAGGCCGGCAAAGCTTGCGCCTGCCGTGTTTCTGCATCGGCGAGCGGCTCAGCCTGCTGCCGGCCTTCGGCGACTTCACCGGCACGATGACGGTGACAGCGGAAGATCGCTGGCAGATCTATGTGGTTGGGGATGGAGAAGTCTGGCCGCTGGCGCGGCCAGTACCCGTCAGGCCTGGGATATGCCCGTAA